From Verrucomicrobia bacterium S94, the proteins below share one genomic window:
- a CDS encoding ankyrin repeat domain-containing protein has product MTRMRKNMNMLRLLPLLLIALLSGCSMQEPADTSDPEVSQKWIAHCYKEAGKASGAMKAAWLVKAYEFAEKADLFSEQEKQVPEQVLQIGLQTKNFSAFNWAIDHGAEPAVQFGDLVAYHELGREWRDKVVEYSPDSLPVFMSLAVDEFDRKFFRKHAAAFMEYDFEVPQPLEKTEFKIRYRRFLGIQLKEALEKQDEEMIRFLISVTPELENTGYLDEAARRAMQAAGEYVFGTLNDESLKLKLLELNWPLKPIDFSSPDLSEEFLEAYRAKPEYVIHTQGLEEWDGPMSPEEARFLTTLPEKAWALLPKLHFDELTEESVKMVDSDAAARVIAFKAAQKPLTQADYNELVNWALKHGNKSVFEYVMQKSGKLDIFNIDFAALAENQKLFEIYAPKIMSRIYYTMDTEPREDGVTIGNIKRVFGAKNEKAGLWLVHNYDLSESWVKATKGQTLLMDVCEMGNLLATRYLVEKRGENVRQQTGYTEMQFTIFGTTKPTEGKLSPIFFAAKSGNPELIKYLVSKGANVNARSNYRATPLMYAVSAGKVEAVKTLIALRADVNAEMNPNLKNMDLRELGVFHEISNPYRRAISTNNKEIQRILREAGGRP; this is encoded by the coding sequence ATGACAAGAATGAGGAAAAATATGAATATGCTCCGACTCCTGCCTTTGCTGCTTATTGCCCTGTTGTCCGGTTGCTCGATGCAGGAACCCGCCGATACATCCGATCCCGAGGTATCTCAAAAATGGATTGCCCATTGCTACAAGGAAGCCGGCAAAGCCTCGGGTGCCATGAAAGCTGCCTGGCTGGTGAAAGCCTATGAATTTGCGGAAAAGGCGGATCTTTTTTCCGAGCAGGAAAAACAGGTTCCAGAACAGGTACTGCAAATCGGACTTCAGACCAAAAATTTTTCAGCATTCAACTGGGCCATTGATCATGGTGCAGAGCCGGCGGTTCAGTTCGGCGATCTGGTTGCCTATCATGAACTCGGCCGGGAGTGGCGGGATAAGGTCGTAGAATACAGTCCCGACAGTCTTCCGGTATTCATGAGCCTGGCGGTGGATGAATTTGATCGGAAATTTTTCAGAAAACATGCTGCCGCGTTCATGGAATATGATTTTGAGGTTCCGCAACCGCTGGAAAAAACCGAATTTAAAATCCGCTACCGCCGCTTTCTGGGTATTCAGCTGAAGGAAGCCCTGGAAAAACAGGACGAGGAAATGATCCGTTTCCTTATTTCCGTCACTCCCGAACTGGAAAACACCGGCTATCTGGACGAGGCCGCCCGCAGAGCCATGCAGGCTGCAGGCGAATATGTCTTCGGGACCCTGAACGATGAATCGCTGAAACTGAAACTGCTGGAGCTGAACTGGCCGCTGAAACCAATCGACTTTTCCAGTCCTGACCTGAGCGAGGAATTTCTCGAAGCCTATCGTGCCAAACCTGAATATGTCATTCACACACAGGGCCTCGAAGAATGGGACGGTCCAATGTCTCCGGAGGAAGCCCGTTTTCTGACAACCCTGCCGGAAAAGGCATGGGCACTCCTTCCGAAACTGCATTTCGATGAGCTCACCGAAGAGAGTGTAAAAATGGTGGATTCCGACGCCGCCGCACGGGTGATCGCCTTCAAAGCCGCTCAGAAACCGCTAACCCAGGCAGACTATAACGAGCTGGTCAACTGGGCACTTAAACACGGAAACAAATCCGTCTTTGAATATGTAATGCAGAAATCAGGAAAGCTGGACATCTTCAATATCGACTTTGCCGCGCTGGCCGAAAATCAGAAGCTGTTCGAAATCTATGCTCCGAAAATCATGAGCCGCATCTATTACACCATGGACACGGAACCGCGCGAGGACGGCGTAACCATCGGCAACATCAAACGGGTCTTCGGAGCCAAAAATGAAAAAGCCGGCCTGTGGCTGGTGCATAATTATGATCTTTCCGAATCCTGGGTCAAAGCAACGAAAGGACAGACCCTGTTGATGGATGTCTGCGAAATGGGCAATCTGCTCGCCACCCGCTATCTGGTGGAAAAACGCGGCGAGAATGTGCGCCAGCAAACCGGCTACACGGAAATGCAGTTTACTATCTTCGGCACCACCAAACCCACCGAAGGTAAGCTTTCTCCGATCTTTTTCGCCGCCAAAAGCGGAAACCCGGAGCTGATCAAATACCTCGTTTCCAAGGGGGCCAATGTAAATGCGCGCTCGAACTACCGTGCCACACCATTGATGTATGCTGTGAGCGCCGGTAAAGTGGAAGCCGTAAAAACCCTGATTGCACTGCGGGCGGATGTGAATGCAGAAATGAATCCGAATCTTAAGAATATGGACCTGCGCGAACTCGGCGTATTCCATGAGATCAGCAATCCCTACCGCCGTGCCATTAGCACCAACAACAAAGAAATTCAGCGTATTCTGAGAGAAGCCGGCGGCCGCCCCTGA